In Gammaproteobacteria bacterium, a single window of DNA contains:
- a CDS encoding FAD-binding oxidoreductase, translating to MNSQARIVIVGGGIMGVSLLYHLAEEGCDDILLIEKGELTSGSTWHAAGQCPSLVGNYNLAKIH from the coding sequence GTGAATAGTCAGGCACGGATTGTTATTGTCGGTGGCGGCATTATGGGTGTTTCACTGCTGTATCATTTGGCAGAAGAAGGTTGTGATGACATTCTGCTGATTGAGAAAGGTGAATTGACATCAGGCTCCACTTGGCATGCTGCTGGTCAGTGCCCCAGTTTGGTGGGTAATTATAACCTTGCAAAAATTCACAA
- a CDS encoding acyl-CoA thioesterase translates to MNLVQKSVAHPWMCDVLGHLTTRHYVAMFDDAAYHLLYKVFGWTGSSDADGKIAWADVRHSINYQAEVAAGDLLEIHAGLTKIGTKSITVFYEMRDLGSHEVVATLECTSVLFDLQTRKSIKISEPLRELASKHLIEKTDN, encoded by the coding sequence ATGAATCTAGTACAAAAGAGCGTGGCACACCCGTGGATGTGTGATGTTCTGGGACATCTTACCACCCGCCATTATGTAGCCATGTTTGACGATGCGGCTTACCACTTATTATACAAAGTCTTTGGATGGACCGGATCCAGTGATGCAGATGGCAAGATCGCTTGGGCCGATGTTCGACATAGTATTAATTACCAAGCAGAAGTAGCTGCTGGAGATCTTCTCGAGATCCATGCTGGGTTGACCAAAATCGGTACCAAATCAATCACGGTCTTTTACGAGATGAGAGATCTTGGCAGTCATGAGGTGGTTGCCACGCTTGAATGCACCAGTGTGCTCTTCGATTTACAGACCCGAAAATCCATCAAGATCTCCGAGCCACTTCGGGAATTGGCGTCGAAACACTTGATAGAAAAAACAGACAACTGA